The following coding sequences lie in one Trichoderma breve strain T069 chromosome 1, whole genome shotgun sequence genomic window:
- a CDS encoding aldehyde dehydrogenase family domain-containing protein, with protein MTEIDFTKFFNIVGGALRSSDTFYSGTNAATGESLWDAPVATEKDVDDAVAAAQKAFPTWATKAYKQRTELLENFHDLYLAHAHQFIELLKAETGRGDQVTAIEVHWAASWLKYPSKYEIPEKRQEDEEKVSVTSYEPLGVAVAICPWNSIGKIAPALATGNCVIVKPSPFTPYSALKLVELAQHVFPPGVVQVLGGDDQLGPQLVRHPGIQKISFTGSTAAGKKVMEACAGTVKRLTLEMAGNNASIILPDVDVEKTAPLVAAGLWFNAGQVCLASRRLYIHESIYKQFVDTLTKATNISAEDLVASVGPVQNQMQLGKLKTLFQEMSDRGYRFTTEKSGVKEGPGFFAYPTIVDNPPSDSSIIKDEQFGPIIPCIAFSDAEEAIRLANDSESGLAASIWTNQSDVAERIAKRLEAGNIFINGPPKPDPFVAFGGAKFLNRDRLYVAHAAAFSLLALSLYNHGNNHAPSYLDIDLKYPAPYFGMGVRVRDSLTPTRVALAGLFVVFAIPRILGLLKALFSPLQRVPGPFLNKITSWPFTISVLNGASHRFTDDLHKRYGPIVALAPDMISVSDDAEVKKIIQTQDWHKSEAVYGNFRQDPERPTLIAFTDKSMQPLMLDCISVAIDKLEKQCSDKPVEIDMQNLIQSLAVDIIGITTFGQSFNVVENGSHPLPDQIKKALKLAGLLMLVPWIRHIPFLPARDPYVDKFTSDAVENRKAILKTSNKQDLLQKLVEAGDDSEGSIFRRSDIQDEAIILLTAGSETTANAELFTLIMLTKNKDKMAKLVAEVDQWYPPSELEKPVDCEYSFLGMTYLQACIDETMRLVPGQATGSPRECLKDEKILGYTIPKGTTVFPSTQNVHMDEKVWPNATEFLPERWLDIYTSGKTNEVAFWPFSAGSRVCIGKHFALQEMHMTLVSLFRRFEFEYIPQQDETTVFRVAQQLQAHRYMIKVKRRSF; from the exons ATGACCGAAATCGACTTTACAAAATTCTTCAACATTGTCGGCGGTGCTCTGCGCTCTTCCGACACATTCTACTCTGGTACGAATGCGGCAACGGGTGAATCACTATGGGACGCTCCAGTTGCGACTGAGAAGGATGtcgatgatgctgttgctgccgcaCAAAAGGCATTTCCTACCTGGGCCACCAAGGCATACAAACAACGGACCGAATTACTCGAAAATTTTCATGACTTGTATTTAGCCCATGCCCATCAATTcattgagcttctcaaggcaGAAACTGGAAGAGGA GACCAGGTTACGGCCATTGAGGTCCATTGGGCGGCCAGCTGGCTGAAATATCCAT CAAAATACGAAATTCCCGAAAAGAGACaggaggacgaagaaaaGGTTTCAGTCACTAGCTATGAACCTCTTGGAGTGGCAGTTGCCATATGTCCATGGAATT CAATCGGCAAGATCGCACCAGCTCTGGCAACAGGAAACTGCGTAATTGTGAAACCTTC GCCATTTACACCGTATTCAGCTTTGAAACTAGTCGAATTGGCACAGCATGTGTTTCCCCCGGGTGTTGTTCAGGTTCTCGGGGGAGACGATCAACTGGGGCCCCAACTCGTCCGTCATCCAGGGATCCAGAAAATCTCATTCACCGGTTCAACAGCCGCTGGCAAGAAGGTTATGGAAGCCTGTGCAGGCACAGTGAAACGGCTGACTCTAGAAAT GGCCGGAAATAACGCATCGATTATTCTTCCCGATGTCGACGTCGAGAAAACGGCACCTTTAGTAGCTGCGGGACTATGGTTTAACGCTGGCCAAGTCTGTCTTGCGAGCCGACGGTTGTATATCCACGAATCCATCTACAAGCAGTTTGTCGATACCCTTACAAAAGCGACGAACATTAGTGCCGAGGATCTCGTGGCCAGCGTCGGCCCTGTACAGAATCAAATGCAGCTGGGAAAGCTGAAGACGCTCTTCCAAGAGATGAGTGACCGTGGGTATCGATTTACAACCGAAAAATCTGGAGTGAAAGAAGGGCCAGGGTTTTTTGCATATCCGACCATTGTGGATAATCCTCCATCGGAttcctccatcatcaaagATGAACAATTTG GCCCTATTATTCCGTGCATTGCATTTTCAGACGCTGAGGAGGCAATCCGGCTTGCCAACGACAGCGAAAGCGGGCTGGCGGCGAGTATTTGGACGAACCAATCCGACGTTGCTGAGAGAATCGCAAAGAGATTAGAGGCAGGCAATATTTTCATCAACGGGCCTCCCAAGCCTGATCCTTTTGTTGCCTTTGGAGG AGCAAAGTTCTTGAACAGAGATAGGCTGTATGTTGCTCATGCCgctgccttttccctcttggcACTGAGCCTATACAATCATGGCAATAATCACGCCCCGTCATATCTCGATATTGACCTCAAATACCCTGCTC CGTATTTCGGAATgggtgtacgagtacga GACAGCCTCACCCCTACTAGGGTAGCACTGGCTGGCCTGTTTGTTGTCTTTGCCATTCCTCGTATTCTGGGT CTTTTGAAAGCACTCTTTTCGCCTCTCCAACGAGTCCCTGGACCGTTTCTCAACAAGATTACATCATGGCCATTCACCATTTCAGTTCTGAATGGCGCAAG CCATCGATTTACAGATGATCTTCACAAGCGATATGGACCTATTGTCGCGCTGGCTCCTGACATGATTTCCGTCTCGGATGATGCCGAGGTAAAGAAGATTATCCAGACCCAGGACTGGCACAAATCAGAGGCTGTATATGGCAACTTTAGACAGGATCCGGAAAGGCCAACTCTGATAGCCTTTACCGATAAATC TATGCAGCCGCTCATGCTGGATTGCATCAGCGTGGCCATCGATAAGCTAGAGAAGCAATGCAGTGACAAGCCAGTTGAGATTGACATGCAAAATCTCATTCAGAGCCTGGCTGTCGACATAATTGGAATCACTACCTTTGGCCAGAGCTTCAATGTCGTGGAGAACGGCTCCCACCCTCTTCCTGACCAGATCAAGAAGGCGTTGAAATTGGCCGGTTTGCTGATGCTTGTGCCTTGGATTCGCCATATTCCATTTTTGCCAGCTCGTGACCCATACGTTGATAAGTTTACTTCTGACGCTGTTGAGAACCGAAAGGCTATTCTCAAGACGAGCAACAAACAAGatctgctgcagaagctaGTGGAAGCAGGCGATGATTCGGAAGGCTCAATATTTCGCCGATCAGACATTCAAGATGAGGCCATTATTCTCTTGACTGCAGGGAGTGAAACTACAGCCAATGCAGAGCTCTTTACCCTCATCATGCTGACCAAGAATAAGGACAAGATGGCCAAGCTGGTGGCTGAAGTTGATCAGTGGTATCCTCCCTCTGAGCTGGAAAAGCCTGTGGACTGCGAATACAGCTTTCTTGGTATGACCTATCTACAAGCTTGCATTGACGAAACAATGCGCCTTGTGCCTGGTCAAGCCACTGGCAGTCCACGTGAGTGTCTCAAAGATGAGAAAATCCTCGGTTACACCATTCCCAAGGGAACGACCGTTTTCCCATCCACTCAGAATGTTCACATGGACGAAAAGGTGTGGCCAAACGCGACCGAATTCCTTCCAGAGCGCTGGCTAGACATTTACACAAGTGGGAAAACGAACGAGGTCGCTTTTTGGCCCTTTTCCGCCGGCAGTCGAGTGTGCATTGGAAAGCATTTTGCGCTGCAGGAAATGCACATGACTCTTGTCAGTCTCTTTAGACGCTTCGAGTTTGAGTATATCCCGCAGCAGGATGAGACTACAGTGTTTCGGGTTgctcagcagcttcaggCTCACCGATACATGATCAAGGTGAAGCGCCGCAGCTTTTAA
- a CDS encoding major facilitator superfamily domain-containing protein translates to MDSEKETAPVPVPIPDVTPDGEPAPPKDARFWLIFVAISCVTFLVALDTSIISTALPTITAKLNSGELYVWIINSYLLAATTSAPLFGQAADIFGRRAATVASLLLFAAGSAISGAATSTGMLIAGRTIQGFGGGGIATLSEVVVCDLVSLRERGQYAGIISSVWAIAAVVGPIIGGAFTQNVTWRWIFYLNLPISGVTLALVLVLLKMRNPRQGTIMERLACIDWAGYAILTASVTAMLLALTWGGTIHAWSSWRTIVPLVLGFVGLLGFFAYEAAPWVKEPVMPLRLFGNRTAAATLAISFVHSVLLFWICYFLPVYFQAVLNATPARSAVMLFPIATTTAPAGIISGVMITKTGRYRRWHYIGFSLMAIGCGLFTLLDEHSSTGRWVGFQIIFGFGCGFVFTSCLPAILASLPESEVALATATWTFLRNLGSIWGVAIPSAIFNAHADTIARTVSDASLRELLLHGGAYEHATRSFVATFKGDAALYQTILNLYVSSLKIVWQGSIGFAAFGVVLAVALKAYKLRDELNTEYRLENGTKEASSPEPATENSLSELDKNSGEGEAKP, encoded by the coding sequence ATGGACagcgaaaaagaaacagcgcctgttcctgttcctaTTCCAGACGTTACCCCTGATGGCGAGCCAGCACCGCCCAAAGACGCCCGTTTCTGGCTGATTTTTGTCGCTATAAGTTGTGTTACTTTTTTGGTCGCGTTGGACACGTCCATCATCTCGACTGCTCTCCCGACAATCACGGCCAAACTCAACTCGGGCGAGCTCTACGTATGGATCATCAACTCTTACCTCCTCGCGGCGACAACATCGGCGCCGCTGTTTGGCCAGGCCGCAGACATCTTTGGGCGTCGTGCCGCCACCGTGGCATCTCTgctgctttttgctgctggaagtGCCATCTCAGGAGCAGCCACAAGCACCGGGATGCTGATTGCCGGCCGGACAATCCAGGGCTTTGGCGGAGGCGGCATTGCAACCCTGTCCGAGGTGGTCGTCTGCGACTTGGTCTCTCTCCGCGAACGAGGCCAGTATGCAGGTATCATCAGCTCTGTCTGGGCCATTGCCGCCGTCGTGGGGCCCATCATCGGCGGTGCTTTTACGCAGAACGTCACCTGGCGCTGGATCTTCTACCTCAACTTACCCATTTCAGGAGTCACGCTTGCTCTGGTGCTGGTACTTCTCAAGATGCGCAACCCTCGCCAGGGAACCATCATGGAGCGTCTTGCTTGCATCGACTGGGCAGGATACGCCATCCTGACGGCATCCGTAACAGCGATGCTGCTAGCCCTCACCTGGGGAGGCACCATTCACGCCTGGTCATCGTGGAGGACAATTGTGCCGCTGGTCCTAGGCTTTGTTGGCCTGCTGGGGTTCTTCGCATACGAGGCTGCCCCCTGGGTTAAGGAGCCCGTGATGCCTCTCCGGCTCTTTGGAAACCGAACTGCGGCCGCAACCTTGGCCATCAGCTTTGTCCACAGCGtgctgctcttctggatCTGCTACTTCCTGCCCGTCTATTTCCAAGCCGTTCTCAACGCCACTCCCGCCCGATCAGCCGTCATGCTGTTCCCAATTGCCACGACAACTGCGCCTGCAGGCATCATTTCCGGCGTCATGATCACCAAGACCGGCCGATACCGTCGATGGCACTACATTGGATTCAGTCTCATGGCCATTGGCTGCGGTCTCTTCACCCTGTTGGATGAGCACTCATCTACCGGTCGCTGGGTTGGTTTCCAGATCATCTTTGGCTTCGGCTGCGGCTTCGTCTTCACCAGCTGTCTGCCCGCCATTCTGGCCAGTCTCCCAGAGTCTGAAGTTGCACTGGCTACCGCAACATGGACCTTTTTGCGCAACTTGGGATCCATCTGGGGTGTTGCCATtccctctgccatcttcaatGCTCACGCCGATACGATTGCTCGCACTGTTTCTGACGCTTCATTGCgtgagcttcttcttcacggcGGTGCCTACGAACATGCCACTCGCTCGTTTGTGGCCACTTTCAAGGGCGACGCTGCTCTGTACCAGACGATTCTAAACCTCTACGTCTCCAGCTTGAAGATTGTGTGGCAGGGATCAATTGGCTTTGCCGCCTTTGGAGTAGTTCTGGCCGTTGCATTGAAGGCTTACAAGCTACGTGATGAGCTAAACACCGAGTACCGACTGGAGAACGGGACCAAGGAGGCATCGTCTCCAGAGCCGGCAACCGAAAATAGCCTGTCAGAGCTGGACAAGAACTCTGGAGAAGGGGAAGCCAAGCCGTAA
- a CDS encoding NAD(P)H-binding domain-containing protein, whose translation MVRIALAGGSGGVGREILDALLETGKHNISVISRKENNIPELESRVSWVVADYTDTGRLADLLQGVDTVLSFIVVAQDKGNQSQRNLIDACVKAGVRRFAPSDWAGASTNGLPWYAGKTAIEQYLKKINQESKVLEYCCFRPGMLMNYLAFPQKTTKYADIWGIHIDMEHRRAIILGDAKNPGYFSMTTMDDVAKVVAKAVEYEGVWPEVGGIRGDNISQQELIALGEKIRGGRFAVETIKSVQARAGRLTATWHPKMEHPTVPEELRESSAKIFTAKTIVSVYQGSWEVSGEWNKIFPDYKFTTIQEFLEKWWADKE comes from the exons ATGGTTCGGATTGCGCTCGCTGGAGGCTCGGGGGGAGTTGGACGAGAGATTCTGGATGCTCTCCTGGAGACGGGAAAACACAACATTAGTGTCATCTCTAGAAAG GAAAATAACATTCCTGAGCTTGAATCACGAGTGTCGTGGGTTGTTGCGGATTATACCGATACTGGTCGATTAGCCGACCTACTCCAAGGAGTTGATACAGTTCTTTCATTCATTGTGGTGGCacaagacaaaggaaaccAGTCACAGCGAAACTTGATAGATGCATGCGTCAAGGCTGGCGTCAGGCGATTTGCACCAAGCGATTGGGCAGG GGCATCGACCAATGGCCTTCCGTGGTACGCAGGTAAGACTGCAATCGAGCAGTATCTGAAGAAGATTAATCAAGAAAGCAAG GTTCTTGAGTATTGCTGCTTCAGACCAGGCATGCTCATGAATTATCTGGCTTTTCCTCAAAAAACAACCAAATACGCAGATATTTGGGGCATTCATATCGACATGGAGCATCGACGGGCCATCATCCTGGGTGACGCCAAGAACCCTGGCTATTTCAGCATGACAACCATGGACGATGTAGCCAAAGTCGTTGCCAAGGCTGTAGAGTACGAAGGAGTGTGGCCAGAAGTAGGGGGGATAAGAGGCGACAATATTTCCCAGCAAGAGCTCATTGCCTTGGGAGAAAAGATTCGAG GTGGGAGGTTTGCAGTTGAAACAATCAAGTCGGTACAAGCTCGTGCCGGCAGACTAACTGCCACGTGGCACCCGAAGATGGAGCATCCCACCGTTCCAGAAGAGCTGAGAGAGTCATCGGCAAAGATTTTCACGGCCAAGACGATTGTTTCCGTTTACCAGGGCAGCTGGGAGGTGTCTGGCGAGTGGAACAAAATCTTTCCAGACTATAAGTTTACGACAATCCAAGAGTTTCTTGAGAAATGGTGGGCTGATAAAGAGTAG
- a CDS encoding alpha/beta hydrolase family domain-containing protein has protein sequence MFKFFKSDFFNFEFLRVLAVAPFYGAETGECLESRTKITDGDPESWYRAWTLQAERAVKIAEEASKHGDRVEASWAFIRAANYYRSSEFFLHCDAQDPRILDAIQKSSNVFERGVRLLDGELYTFDIPFEDNISLPARLFLPPAHKRVTDKLPILVQNGGFDSTQEELYFYGPAGGLPRGYAVLTYDGPGQGISLRRDKTRMVPDWERVTAKVLDYLESKLAAKHNIDMDRIAVMGASLGGYLVLRAAGDPRVKAAISIDGCYDLFDVTKSRMPNWFIGGWLSGWLSDGFFNFVVNRLTASNFQLRWEFGHSMWLYGVDNPADVMRQMQRFTLRLEDGKEYLDKLKCATLVTGAADTFYFVPDINAERIYEKLGHLDSGKKELWVGKGVHEGGLQAKTASTALSHQKIFAFLDTQFGIIRPSTS, from the coding sequence ATGTTCAAATTCTTCAAATCCGATTTCTTCAACTTCGAATTCCTCCGCGTTCTTGCTGTAGCTCCTTTCTACGGGGCCGAAACGGGAGAGTGTCTCGAATCCAGAACAAAAATCACAGATGGCGATCCAGAGAGTTGGTACCGTGCTTGGACATTGCAAGCCGAGCGTGCTGTCAAGATAGCCGAGGAGGCATCCAAGCACGGTGATCGTGTTGAAGCATCATGGGCATTCATTCGTGCCGCAAACTACTACCGGTCGAGCGAATTCTTCCTACACTGCGACGCACAAGACCCCCGCATTCTCGATGCAATTCAGAAAAGCTCCAATGTGTTTGAAAGAGGCGTCAGACTACTGGATGGCGAGCTGTATACCTTTGATATTCCGTTTGAAGACAACATTTCTCTTCCTGCTAGGTTGTTTCTCCCCCCTGCTCATAAGAGAGTGACGGATAAGCTACCGATTTTGGTCCAAAATGGCGGGTTTGATTCGACACAAGAAGAATTGTACTTTTACGGACCAGCGGGTGGACTCCCGCGCGGATATGCCGTCCTCACCTATGACGGTCCAGGTCAAGGCATTTCTCTGAGGCGAGACAAGACTCGCATGGTCCCCGACTGGGAGAGAGTGACGGCAAAGGTGTTAGACTACCTAGAATCCAAGCTGGCGGCCAAACACAACATTGACATGGATCGAATTGCCGTGATGGGAGCATCGCTCGGAGGATACCTGGTGCTACGAGCAGCTGGCGATCCGCGAGTGAAGGCAGCCATCTCGATAGATGGATGCTATGATCTCTTTGACGTGACCAAGAGCCGAATGCCCAATTGGTTCATCGGTGGTTGGTTGAGCGGCTGGTTGAGCGACGGATTCTTCAACTTTGTCGTCAATCGTCTCACTGCAAGCAATTTCCAGCTCCGATGGGAGTTTGGTCACAGCATGTGGCTTTACGGAGTGGATAACCCTGCAGATGTAATGAGACAGATGCAGCGTTTCACTCTGCGCCTTGAGGACGGCAAAGAATACTTGGACAAGCTCAAATGCGCGACTCTAGTCACTGGGGCTGCCGACACGTTTTACTTTGTCCCGGATATTAATGCTGAACGAATCTACGAGAAATTGGGTCACCTTGACAGCGGTAAGAAGGAGCTCTGGGTTGGGAAGGGGGTGCATGAGGGCGGTCTCCAAGCTAAGACTGCATCGACTGCGCTCTCGCATCAGAAGATATTTGCCTTTCTTGACACGCAATTTGGTATTATTCGACCTTCAACATCTTAG